The Candidatus Eremiobacteraceae bacterium genome includes the window CGCGAACAGCGGTGCGTCGCCGGTAGCGTAGCGTTCGATATTGGCCGCCACCGCGTGCGCGATGCCGTCGTACGAGGCGTCGGTGACGCCGGCCACGTGGGGCGTCGCGATCACGTTGTAGGTGAATATAGGATGATGGGAATCGGGCGGCTCCTCCCAAAAAACGTCGAGCCCGGCGCCGGCGAGCTTTCCCGATTCGAGCGCAGACAGCAGAGCATCCGGATCGACCAGCCCGCCGCGCGCCACATTGATGAGGAACGCGCCCGGCTTCATCGCATCGAACGCCGCGCGGTCGATGAGGTGGTGACTCGCTGCGCCGTAATTCACGCATAGCACGACGTAGTCGGCTTGCGCGAGCGCTTCGTGCAAAGCCTCGGGGCCGAAGACACGCTCGACGCCAAGCGCCGCGACACCGCTTTGCTCGGGCCGGCGCCGCACTGCGATCAGGCGCATGCCGCACGCGCGCAAGCGCGCGGCAAGCGCCGAGCCGATGTCGCCGAGACCGACGATGCATGCCGTTTTGCGCCAGAGCGCGATGCCCGCCGGATCGCCGACCAATCCCGCCGATAGCGAGGCCTGCGCTTGCGGCAGTCGCCGAGAAAGCGCGAGCATCAGCAAGAGGGCGTGCTCCGCTGCGGATTCCGCGTTGCCCGTACCTGCGCTCGGCACTCGAGCTACCCACACCCCTGCGTCGGTCGCCGCGTCCACGTCGACGCCGTCCAGACCGACGCCGAATTGCTGCACCAATCCGAACGAACCTGCGCGTACGATCTGCGCGTCGATCCGGCTCACGTACGGCACGATCACGTCGACGGGTGGTCCCGCGAGACACTGCAGTGTCTGACCGGCTGGGCATGTCACGACGTCGTGCCCAGGAACCAGGGGGATCAGCCGGCGCCGGGATTCCGTGAAACCGTCGCCGCAGAATAGGATGCGCAAACGATGACGCCTTTCCCGCCGGCGAGAGGATTCGATCGCCGGCCAGAGATACGTCAGACGCACTCGTGGCGCATTCCTGTGGAAGTGCGCCTCGTTTGCATATTTTCGCGTTTGGAGGCAGCTAGACCATGACTTAGACCATCGCCACACTTTTCGGCGTGATCTATCTGATCGTCGGCGTCGCAGGCTTCTTTCCGCAATTGGGCGGCAGCATGAGCATGGCTTCGGGAACGCTCCTGGGCGTCGCATCCGTGAACGTCTTGCACAACATCGTTCACCTGATCATCGGGTTGGCCGGCCTTTCCGGCGGCCGGACAGAGTCGGGAGCGGCCACGTTTGGCAAGACGTTCGGCGTCATCTTACTTCTCATCGGGCTCCTGGGCTTTCTCACCCCGAACCTGCTCGGGATCTTACCGATCGGCGGCTACGACATTTGGATCCATCTGGTGAGCGGCGCGGTTCTCGCATATGTCGGCTTCACTGCAACGGCACCACGGAGCGCTATGGCGTAGCCTCAGTTCCCTATCCCGCTGGAGGACCACCGTAACATGGCAACCGTACTAGGGCAAGCATCGCTTGCCCTAGTTTTTTTTGGGCAAGCGATGCTTGCCCTAGTACAGAGGACGACGGCAGGCTGCCGACAGTTCGGCGCATGCGGCGCGGACGGCCGCACACGCGTCGGACGCGCACGCCGAACGGGCCGCTGTATCGACCAGTGCGCTGCCGACGACCACCCCATCGGCGCACCGCGCCACCTCTTCTGCTTGCGCGGCGCTTGAGATGCCGAAGCCGACGGCGACCGGAAGGTGGGTCTCTCGTTTGATGCTCGCAACGAGACTCGCCACGCCGCGGTCGAGATCCGTGCGCGCCCCCGTCACGCCGAGCCGGCTCACCGCGTACACGAATCCCGTCGATGCACGGGCGATCTTCGCGAGACGTTGCGGCGGCGTGGTCGGCGCGACCAAAAGCGGTAAGACGAGGGCCTCTCGCCGGCAAGCATCGTGCATCGGCTGACCTTCCTCGGGCGGCAAGTCCGCGATGATCACACCCGCGTACCCCGCGGCAGCCAGCCTGCCGGCGGTGCGCGCCGGCCCCCTCACCAGTATCGGATTCCAATACCCGAACGCGATGACGGGAACATCGAATTGCCCGACGTCGATCGCGAGAGTCGCATCGAAGGTCACGCCGCTCGCGAGCGCCCGCTCGGCCGCAGCCGCGATGGTCGGTCCGTCGGCTAACGGATCGGAGTAGGCAAATCCCAATTCGATGATATCGGCTCCGCCGTCCACCGCGGCTCGCACGAGGTCGACCGTGGCCGAGAGCGACGGATCGCCGGCCATCAGGTAGGCGATGAGCGCCGCGCGATTCTCGGCTCGGGCGCGCGCGAACGAACTCTCGATCGTCGGCTTCACGCAGTCGTCCCTGCGCCGGATAGCGCGAACCGCAGCGCATCTTTGTCTCCGCGGCCGGAGCAGGTCACCAACACGATCGAATCTTCGGGTAGACCCGCCGCTAAACGCCGGGCTTGCGCGATCGCGTGCGCGCTCTCAAGTGCCGGCACGATGCCCTCGAGCCGGGCGAGCGCTTGGAATGCATCGTACGCGCTGTCGTCGTCCACACCGACGTACACCGCACGACCGGTCGATCGCAAGTGCGCGTGCTCCGGTCCGACACCCGGGTAGTCCAAACCGGCCGAAATCGAGTGCGTCGCCGATATCTGTCCTTCGCCGTTTTGCAGCAAGAACGTGCGGGCCCCGTGCAGCACCCCGACGGTGCCGGCTGTGAGGCTGGCCGCGTGACCGCCCGCGACCTCCAAACCGAGTCCCGCCGCTTCAACTCCGCACAATCGCACCTCGCGATCGTCGAGAAACGCCGCGAACGAACCCATCGCATTCGATCCGCCGCCCACGCACGCCACCACATAGTCGGGCAGTTTGCCATATCGCTCGAGCATCTGCGCGCGCGCCTCGTCGCCGATCACGCGGGCAAATTCGCGGACCATCGTCGGATACGGGTGTGCGCCGACGACCGAACCGATGACGTAGAACGTGGACTCCACGGACCCGGCCCAATCTCGAAAAGCCTCGTTCGTCGCGTCTTTGAGGGTCTGCGACCCGCTTCTGACCTCGTGGACTTTCGCACCTAGAAGCCGCATGAGGTAGACGTTGAGCGATTGGCGCTGCACGTCGACCGCGCCCATATAGACTTCGACCGGCAAGCCGAACAAGGCGCCGATCGTGGCGGTCGCCACGCCGTGCTGGCCCGCGCCGGTCTCGGCGATGAGTCTCGTCTTCCCCATCCGGCGCGCGAGCAGCCCCTGACCGACGGTGTTGTTGATCTTGTGTGCGCCGGTATGATTGCAGTCTTCCCGCTTGATGACGATGCGCGCGCCGCCCGTCGCGCGCGTGAGGTTTCGCGCCTCGAAAAGCGGCGACGGCCGGCCGACGTAGTCTCGCAAGAGCACGCGATATTCCGCCCAGAACGACTCGTCCGCGAATGCTGCGCGCATAGCCGCTTCGAGCCGGCAAAGCGGCTCGAACAAGACCTCGGGAACATACCGGCCTCCGAACTCGCCGAAGTATCCGCGGGCGTCGGGCCCGTTCATCATCGCCTCCATCGTCAGATCGCGCCGCGCGCCGCGAGGACGAATGCCCGCACGAGCGCGTCGTTCTTGCGGCCGTCGCGCTCCACGCCGGAGCGCACATCGACCGCGTCCGGCCGTATCGCCTGTATCGCGGCTGCCACCGTTTCGGGCTTGAGTCCGCCGGCCAGCACAAAGCAGCGGCCCGCCGCAGATCGCAGCGCGCGTGCGGTTTCGATCGGCACCGGCACGCCGGTTCCACCGTACGCTTCGCCAGTCCGGGAATCGGCCATCACCGCTACCGCTCGCGCGGCTGCGAGGTCTTCCCGCGACGGCATCCGGCGGCCGGCGCCGACGATCGTGGGTTTGCCGAACGAACCGCAGAAGATCGGGTCCTCGTCGCCGCTGAACTGCAGCACGTCGAGTCTGCACGAATCGATGGCCGAGCGCACGAGCTCAGGCGTTGGGTTGACGAAGACGCCGACGGTGGTCACAAACGGCGGGGTGACCGCGGTCAAAGCAGCGGCTTTCTCAACGTTCAGCCCGCGCGGCCCAACGTCGAAGATGAACCCGAGCGCGTCAGCGCCCGCCGCGACGCACGTCGTGATCTCCGAGGCATCGGTCATCCCGCATATCTTGACGCGCATCATCGTTCTCCTCGCAACAGCCGCACTGCCGTCTCTTTGTCGGACGAGCGCATGAGCGCCTCGCCGACGAGCACCGCTCCTGCACCCGCCCGCCCGCTGGCTGCAACATCCTCGGCCGAGCGGTAGCCGCTCTCGGCCACGACGAAGCAATCCGGCGGCAAGCTCGATGCCACGCGCGCTGCAGTGCCGGCATGCACGTCAAACGTCCCTAGGTCACGGTTGTTGACGCCGATCAAACGCACACCGATGCCGATGGCGCGAAGAGCTTCTGCCCCATCGTGCACTTCGACGAGCGGCGTCACTTGCAACGCGCTCGCCAGCGCGAACAACCCGCGTAGCAGGTTGTCGTCGAGGATCGCGGCGATCAAGAGCACGGCGTCCGCCCCAGCCGCGGCCGCCTCCCAAACCTGATAGGCGTCGACGATGAAATCTTTGCAGAGCACGGGCAAACCGCAGGCCGCGCGCGCGACGCGCAGGTCGTCCAGGCTTCCGCCGAACATCGACGCTTCCGTCAGGACGGAAAGCGCGGCGGCGCCCCCGCGCTCGTACGCCGACGAGACGGCCGCGGGATCCGCCGCTGGATCGATGTCGCCCGCCGATGGCGAGCGCCTTTTGAATTCGGCGACGATCGCCGGCACCGTACCGGTTCGCCCGGCGCGCAGCGCCGCCGTGAAATCACGGCGGTCCGTCCTGGCCAGCGCCGCGTCGCGATGCGCGGCCACGGGTGTGCGCCGTTTCGCTTCTGAAACCGATGCTCGACGCCGCATGATCAGTTCGTCGAGGACGCTCATGACGTCGATACCCGGACGAGTCCAGCCAGTTTTGTCGCCGCTGCACCGCTTGCGATGCTGAAGCGCGCGCGTCGCAATCCATCGCGCAAATCGGATGCGATGCCCGCGATCACGAGGGCGAGCGCCGCGTTCAGCGCGATGACGTCGCTTTGCGGTCCCGAACCCCCGGCGAACACCGTGCGCACGATGTGTGCGTTCTCGTCGGCGTCGCCACCGCGCAGAGCCGGAAGCTCGCTGCGCTCGAGGCCAAGTGACGCTGGGTCGATTTCGTACTCCATGATCTGCGAGCCGGTCCATTCCACCACGCGCGTCGGTCCGGAAAGGCTCACCTCGTCCATGCCGTCGTGACCGCGCACCGCGGCCGCGCGTTCCGAGCCGAGGCGTCGCAGCGCTTCGGCCACCGTCCGAACCGCGCGCTCGTCCGCGACGCCGACTACCTGGCGTTGTGCGCGCGCCGGATTCGCGAGCGGGCCGACGAGGTTGAAGATCGAGCGGATGCCGATCTCGCGCCGCGCGGGGCCGACGGCGCGCATCGCCGGATGGTGGGCTTGCGCGAACAAGAACGCGATGCCCACCTCTTCCAGCGCCCGCGCCGATGTGGCGGGCGACGCGTCGACGCGGACGCCAAGAGCGGACAAGACATCCGCGCTGCCGCAACGGCTGCTCATCGCCCGGTTGCCGTGCTTGGCGACGGTCGCTCCGGCGCCGGCCGCCACGAACGCGACTGCGGTCGAGATGTTGAACGAACCCGATCCATCGCCCCCGGTCCCGCAGACGTCGAGCAATGGCGCGTTCGCGCTGTGCACCTCAAGCATGCGTTCACGCAGCGCATCTGCAGCGCCCGCGAGCTCATCCGCCGTTTCGCCCTTCGTCGCAAGCGCGGCCAGGAGCGCACCAACCTGAGCTTCAGACGCCTCGCCGTCGACGATCGCCTCGACCGCGGCGCGCACGTCCGACATGCTCAGATCTTCCCCGCGGACCGCGCGCCGGATGCACATGGTCATCGTTTCTGCGGCGGCCGCCGATCTGACACCCGTCGCGCCGATCATGAGACCAGCCCCGCGGCGCGTAAGACGTTCTTCAACATGTGCGGCCCGGATTTTGTGAGGATGGATTCGGGGTGGAACTGCAGACCGTACGTCGGATGGCTTTTGTGGCGCAGCGCCATGATCAGGCCGTCATGCGTCCGCGCGCTGATCGTGAGCTCCACCGGAAGATCGCCCTCGTCGACGATCAACGAGTGATATCGGCCAGCTCGCACGCGCAGCGGCAAACCTTCGAACGGCGGCCCGCCGTCGTGCACGATCTCGCAGGCGCTGCCGTGAACGGGCTCCGGCGCGTGCTTCACCGACGCGCCGAAGGCAACCGCGATCGCCTGGTGTCCGAGGCAGATGCCGAGCACCGGCACGCGGCCGCTCAACGCGCGGACCACGGCGACGGAAAGACCCGCGCTCTCCGGACGGCCCGGACCCGGTGAGATGACGAGAATGGCCGGCGGCTGCGCCTTGGTTTTATCCATGTCGATCTCGTCCGCGCGCACGACGGACGGCGAGAAGCCGAGCGCGCCGAATCCTTGCGCAAGATTGTATGTGAAGGAATCGTAGTTGTCGACGATCAGCACATCGCGCGTCATGCGGGAAGGCCTCCCGCTGCCATCGCAAGCGCGGCCAACGTCGCGCCGAGCTTGGCTCGGCATTCACGGTCTTCGCCCTCGGGATCCGACGCTTCGACGATGCCGGCCCCCGCCCGGAGATGGAACGCGCCGCCGTAGGCGTGCATGCTGCGCAAAGTGATGCATGAATCCAAACTGCCGTCAAAGCCGAACCGGAGAACGGCGCCGGCATAGAATCCACGCCGCGTTCCTTCAAGCTGCGCGATGAGTTCGAGCGCCCTGACCTTCGGTGCGCCGCTCACGGTGCCGGCCGGAAACGCGGCCGCCATCAAATCGAACGCATCGAGCTCCGGCTTGAGCTCGCCGCTCACTTCGGACGCCAGATGCATGACGTGGCTGAACCGTTCGACGTCCATGAATTCGTCCACGCACACGCTCCCCGGCGTACACACGCGTCCAACGTCGTTGCGCCCGAGATCGACGAGCATCGTGTGTTCGGCGCGCTCTTTAGGATCGCGACGAAGTGCGGCGGCGCGCTTGCGGTCGGTCTCCGGGTCGTCGCTGCGCGCGCGGGTGCCCGCCAGCGGACGCACGATGGCCCGGCGTCCCTCGAGTTTCGCGAGCAGCTCCGGCGACGAACCGAGGAGCTGGCCCCAGCCGAGATCGATGAAGAACATGTACGGCGACGGGTTAATGGAGCGCAGCGCGCGGTAGACGTCGAAAGGATCCGCGTCGCTTTCAACCGTCCGACCCTGAGACAAGACCACTTGAAAGACCTCGCCGTCGTAGATAGCAGCCTTAGCGGCGGCGACGTTCGCGCAGAACCGGGCAGCGCCGGGTCCATCTGAGGTCGCGGCAAGTTCGCGCGGAGGTTGCAGATCCGACCCGGCGTATGCGATGAAAGGTGCGGCGGTCAAAGCCGCGACGATGTCCGCGTCGTCGCGCGACGTTCCGTCTTCGGCGGCCAACGTCGTGATGGTCGCACGATGCGTGAAGTGGTCGAATACCACGAGCGTCTCGGGCACGACGAGGTGAAGGTCGGGCATAGGATCGTGCGCGCGCGGCAAATGCGGCAAGCGCTCGAGGTAGCCGGAGAATTCATGCGCAGCGGCCCCGAAAAGCCCGAAGAACGGCGACCGTCTGATATCATCGGCGGCAGGCGACAACGACTCGAGGACCGAGCGGCATGCGTCGAGCGGCGACGCGCCGGTGGCCCGCAGCTCCCCGCCGTCGATCGCGGTCGATACTTCTCCATCGAAAACGCGGACTTCGCCGCGCGCGCCCACGCCGATCAACGACCTGCGCGCTCCGACACCCGCGCCGAGTGCGCTCTCAAAGAGCATGGCCGGACCTTTGCGCGCGCGCACGATGGCGAGATATGCGCCTATCGGCGTGACGGCGTCTGCAAGGACGTCTCGGTGGACGATGCGGCGGAAAGTGTTCAACGTGGCCTCCGGTCCCCGTAGGAGGGCAAGCATCGCTTGCCCATTTTTGGCATATCGCGGGCAAAAGAAAACGGGCCCTCGATTTGCGATCGAGAGCCCGCCGAATCTTTGGCGCTATGCGCCTTACGCTGGTGTGGTCAGCTTGAGCGACTCACACCCGCATTGAATCGGGCGGGCGTGACCCACCACCACGAGGACGCAGTTACGGAATGGGCAAGCGATGCTTGCCCTAGTACGGCTTGCCCTAATACATTTGTCATCGGACCGGTTGGTGCGCTTTTCAGGATTGCAATCCCTTCTCTTACGACTGCAGCAGCTCGAGCTGCGCCATTTCCGCCGCGTCGCCCTTTCGGATACGAGTCCGTATGACACGCGTGTAGCCGCCGCTCCGCCCCGCCAAGCTAGGCGCGATCACTTCCATGACCTTTTTCGCCACCGCCTCCGATGTGAGGTACGAAGCGACGATGCGGCGGCTGGCGAGATCGCCTTTCTTAGCGCGCGTGATCAAACGCGATGCGACGCGAGAGACTTCTTTCGCCCGGATGATCGTGGTCTCGATCTTGCCATGCGTGAACAGCGAGGTGGCGAGATTGCGGAGCATCGATCGACGGTGGTCGTCGTTCCGGCCGAGGCGTTTTACGTCTTGTTTGTGTCGCATGTCCGCCTACTGTGCTTTCAAGCTGAGGTTGCGCTCGACGAGTTTCTCTTTGATCTCGTCGACGGACTTCTTGCCCAAGTTGCGCATGTTCATGATCTCTTCTTCCGTCTTCTGCAACAGCTCGGAGATCTTTGTGATGCCTGCCCGTTTGAGGCAGTTGTACGACCGAACCGAAAGATCCAACTCGTCGACCGGAATATCCCAACCGGCGAACGGTTTGGCTTCTTCGACGGGCGCCTCCACTTCGGCGCGCCCGCTGAACGTGACGAACAGACCGAGCTGTTCCTGGAGAATGCCGGCCGCGGTGCTCAACGCCTCGTCGGGCGTGAGACTGCCATTGGTCTCGATCTCGATGAGCAGGCGGTCGTAGTCGGTGACCTGTCCGACGCGCGTGTCTTCGATTTGATACGCGACCTTGCGGATGGGCGTGAAGATCGAGTCCACCGGGATGAGCCCGATGACGTGTTCGACGTTGCGCTGCTTGTCCGCGGTGACGTAGCCGCGCCACTTCTCGACGCCGATCTCCATGAACAGCCGAGCCTTCTTGTCGGAGAGCGTCGCGATGTGATACGCCGGGTCGAGCAGTTCGATATCCGCATCCGGCACGATGTCCGAAGCGGTGACTTCCCGCTCGCCTATGGCCTCGATGCGCAGCACTTTCGGCTCGTCCGAACTCAGCTTCAGCGGCAGACCTTTGAGATTGAGGATGATGTTGGTCGTATCTTCGACCACGCCCGGTATGGTGGAGAATTCGTGGAGCACGCCGTCGATCTTGACGTACGTGACCGCGGCCCCGGGCAGCGACGAGAGAAGGATCCGCCGCAGGCTGTTGCCTAGCGTGATCCCAAACCCGCGCTCCAGCGGTTCGATCGCGAACTGCGCGTAATTATCGCGGCGCTCCCGCACCTCGATAGTCGCCCGTTGAAATTCCAAAACTGCCATATTTCCCTTCCAAGATTCGTGGATCACAAGAAATCGTTATCTCGAGTAATACTCGACGATGAGCTGCTCCTCGACGTTAGTGTCGATGTCGGCGCGCGCCGGTTTGGCGAGCACCTTCGCTTTGAGTGATTGTTCGTTGAATTCAAGCCAACCGGGCACGCGGCGGCCTTTGGCGTATTCGGTCATTGCTCCGAAGAGCGGCGATTTCGTGCTCGTCTCGACGACCGCGACTTCGTCGCCCGGCCGCACCTGCATGGACGGGATGTTCACCCGCTTGCCGTTCATGGTGAAGTGCCGGTGGCGCACCATTTGCCTCGCTTGCGCTCGCGAAGTGGCCAAGTTGAGGCGGTAGACAACGTTATCGAGCCGAGTTTCGAGCAGCCCCAAAAGCGACGCGCCCGTCTGTCCTTTGGTGCGTGCCGCCTTGTAGAAATAATTCTCGAACTGTTTTTCGAGCACGCCGTAGATGCGGCGCATCTTCTGCTTCTCGCGCAGCTGCTTTCCGAATTCCGACACCTTGGGGCGGTTCTTCGTGTTCGCCTTCTGGCCTGGCGCAGCCGTGCGGCGTTCCACCGCGCACTTCTTGCTCAAGCAGCGCTCGCCCTTAAGGAAGAGCTTTATCTTCTCGCCCGGCTTCGACCCGCTGGCGCTTTCACGCCGGCAGAGACGGCAGACAGGACCGGTATAACGTGCCATGTGTTAGCTTCTAGCCTCCTAGACTCGACGCCGCTTCGGCGGGCGGCAACCGTTATGAGGTATCGGGGTGACATCTTTGATCAGCACGACTTCCAAGCCGGCGGCCTGCAGCGCACGGATGGCGGCTTCGCGTCCGGCTCCCGGCCCCTTCACGTAGACCTCGACCTGGCGCATGCCGTGCTCCATGGACTTTTTCGCGGCGGTCTCAGCCGCCATTTGCGCGGCGAACGGCGTGGACTTCTTGCTGCCCTTGAAGCCCATGTTGCCCGAACTCGCCCACGCCACCGCGCCGCCTTGGGCGTCGGTGATGGTGACGATGGTGTTGTTGAAGCTCGACCGGATGTGCGCGACGCCTTGCGAGACGTTCTTGATGACGCGCTTCTTCCGGGTACGCTCCTTTTTCGGTGCTGCTGGCATCTACCTATTTACCTCCGGGCCCTTTGGCCTTCTTCTTGCCGGCGACGGTCTTCTTCGGACCTTTCCGGGTGCGGGAATTCGTCTTCGTCCGCTGCCCGCGCACCGGAAGCCCGCGGCGATGGCGGATGCCGCGGTAGCAGCCGATGTCCATCAGCCGCTTGATGGCGCCGCCCACCTCGCGCCGTAGATCGCCTTCGACCTTGAGGCCTTTTTCGATCTGCTCGCGCAGCTTTTGGATATCTTCGTCCGTGAGATCCTTGACGCGGATGTCCGGCGAGACGCCCGTGAGGCCGAGCAGTTTCTGCGCGGTCGGACGGCCGATGCCGAAGATGTACGTCAGGGCGATCTCGATGCGCTTTTCGCGCGGCAGGTCGATGCCCGCAATTCTAGCCATATCTTATCCTTGCGCCTGTTTGTGTTTCGGGTTCTCGCAGATCACGCGCGTGCGTCCGGCACGTTTGATGACCTTGCATTTGACACAGATCTTCTTGACCGAGGGTCTGACTTTCATTACTTATACCTATACGTGATGCGGCCTTGAGTGAGATCGTAGGGCGACAGTTCCACGAGGACCCGGTCGCCCGGAAGTATGCGGATGAAGTTCATCCGGATCTTGCCGGACACGCGTGCGAGCACGCGATGTCCGTTGCTGAGTTCCACTCGAAAGAATGCGTTCGGCAGCGGCTCTACCACGACGCCTTCGACTTCGATCGCCTCTTCTTTTGGCGATTCGGTGGTGGCTTTGCGAGCGTCGTTTTTCTTAGCGGACCGCCTGCGCGCTCCGC containing:
- a CDS encoding 2-hydroxyacid dehydrogenase; the encoded protein is MRILFCGDGFTESRRRLIPLVPGHDVVTCPAGQTLQCLAGPPVDVIVPYVSRIDAQIVRAGSFGLVQQFGVGLDGVDVDAATDAGVWVARVPSAGTGNAESAAEHALLLMLALSRRLPQAQASLSAGLVGDPAGIALWRKTACIVGLGDIGSALAARLRACGMRLIAVRRRPEQSGVAALGVERVFGPEALHEALAQADYVVLCVNYGAASHHLIDRAAFDAMKPGAFLINVARGGLVDPDALLSALESGKLAGAGLDVFWEEPPDSHHPIFTYNVIATPHVAGVTDASYDGIAHAVAANIERYATGDAPLFAVNAPSPAAQSERRRR
- a CDS encoding DUF4383 domain-containing protein yields the protein MATLFGVIYLIVGVAGFFPQLGGSMSMASGTLLGVASVNVLHNIVHLIIGLAGLSGGRTESGAATFGKTFGVILLLIGLLGFLTPNLLGILPIGGYDIWIHLVSGAVLAYVGFTATAPRSAMA
- the trpA gene encoding tryptophan synthase subunit alpha, with translation MKPTIESSFARARAENRAALIAYLMAGDPSLSATVDLVRAAVDGGADIIELGFAYSDPLADGPTIAAAAERALASGVTFDATLAIDVGQFDVPVIAFGYWNPILVRGPARTAGRLAAAGYAGVIIADLPPEEGQPMHDACRREALVLPLLVAPTTPPQRLAKIARASTGFVYAVSRLGVTGARTDLDRGVASLVASIKRETHLPVAVGFGISSAAQAEEVARCADGVVVGSALVDTAARSACASDACAAVRAACAELSAACRRPLY
- the trpB gene encoding tryptophan synthase subunit beta, with the translated sequence MMNGPDARGYFGEFGGRYVPEVLFEPLCRLEAAMRAAFADESFWAEYRVLLRDYVGRPSPLFEARNLTRATGGARIVIKREDCNHTGAHKINNTVGQGLLARRMGKTRLIAETGAGQHGVATATIGALFGLPVEVYMGAVDVQRQSLNVYLMRLLGAKVHEVRSGSQTLKDATNEAFRDWAGSVESTFYVIGSVVGAHPYPTMVREFARVIGDEARAQMLERYGKLPDYVVACVGGGSNAMGSFAAFLDDREVRLCGVEAAGLGLEVAGGHAASLTAGTVGVLHGARTFLLQNGEGQISATHSISAGLDYPGVGPEHAHLRSTGRAVYVGVDDDSAYDAFQALARLEGIVPALESAHAIAQARRLAAGLPEDSIVLVTCSGRGDKDALRFALSGAGTTA
- a CDS encoding phosphoribosylanthranilate isomerase; translation: MRVKICGMTDASEITTCVAAGADALGFIFDVGPRGLNVEKAAALTAVTPPFVTTVGVFVNPTPELVRSAIDSCRLDVLQFSGDEDPIFCGSFGKPTIVGAGRRMPSREDLAAARAVAVMADSRTGEAYGGTGVPVPIETARALRSAAGRCFVLAGGLKPETVAAAIQAIRPDAVDVRSGVERDGRKNDALVRAFVLAARGAI
- a CDS encoding indole-3-glycerol phosphate synthase TrpC; translation: MSVLDELIMRRRASVSEAKRRTPVAAHRDAALARTDRRDFTAALRAGRTGTVPAIVAEFKRRSPSAGDIDPAADPAAVSSAYERGGAAALSVLTEASMFGGSLDDLRVARAACGLPVLCKDFIVDAYQVWEAAAAGADAVLLIAAILDDNLLRGLFALASALQVTPLVEVHDGAEALRAIGIGVRLIGVNNRDLGTFDVHAGTAARVASSLPPDCFVVAESGYRSAEDVAASGRAGAGAVLVGEALMRSSDKETAVRLLRGER
- the trpD gene encoding anthranilate phosphoribosyltransferase; its protein translation is MIGATGVRSAAAAETMTMCIRRAVRGEDLSMSDVRAAVEAIVDGEASEAQVGALLAALATKGETADELAGAADALRERMLEVHSANAPLLDVCGTGGDGSGSFNISTAVAFVAAGAGATVAKHGNRAMSSRCGSADVLSALGVRVDASPATSARALEEVGIAFLFAQAHHPAMRAVGPARREIGIRSIFNLVGPLANPARAQRQVVGVADERAVRTVAEALRRLGSERAAAVRGHDGMDEVSLSGPTRVVEWTGSQIMEYEIDPASLGLERSELPALRGGDADENAHIVRTVFAGGSGPQSDVIALNAALALVIAGIASDLRDGLRRARFSIASGAAATKLAGLVRVSTS
- a CDS encoding aminodeoxychorismate/anthranilate synthase component II yields the protein MTRDVLIVDNYDSFTYNLAQGFGALGFSPSVVRADEIDMDKTKAQPPAILVISPGPGRPESAGLSVAVVRALSGRVPVLGICLGHQAIAVAFGASVKHAPEPVHGSACEIVHDGGPPFEGLPLRVRAGRYHSLIVDEGDLPVELTISARTHDGLIMALRHKSHPTYGLQFHPESILTKSGPHMLKNVLRAAGLVS
- a CDS encoding anthranilate synthase component I family protein, with amino-acid sequence MNTFRRIVHRDVLADAVTPIGAYLAIVRARKGPAMLFESALGAGVGARRSLIGVGARGEVRVFDGEVSTAIDGGELRATGASPLDACRSVLESLSPAADDIRRSPFFGLFGAAAHEFSGYLERLPHLPRAHDPMPDLHLVVPETLVVFDHFTHRATITTLAAEDGTSRDDADIVAALTAAPFIAYAGSDLQPPRELAATSDGPGAARFCANVAAAKAAIYDGEVFQVVLSQGRTVESDADPFDVYRALRSINPSPYMFFIDLGWGQLLGSSPELLAKLEGRRAIVRPLAGTRARSDDPETDRKRAAALRRDPKERAEHTMLVDLGRNDVGRVCTPGSVCVDEFMDVERFSHVMHLASEVSGELKPELDAFDLMAAAFPAGTVSGAPKVRALELIAQLEGTRRGFYAGAVLRFGFDGSLDSCITLRSMHAYGGAFHLRAGAGIVEASDPEGEDRECRAKLGATLAALAMAAGGLPA
- the rplQ gene encoding 50S ribosomal protein L17 gives rise to the protein MRHKQDVKRLGRNDDHRRSMLRNLATSLFTHGKIETTIIRAKEVSRVASRLITRAKKGDLASRRIVASYLTSEAVAKKVMEVIAPSLAGRSGGYTRVIRTRIRKGDAAEMAQLELLQS
- a CDS encoding DNA-directed RNA polymerase subunit alpha, which codes for MAVLEFQRATIEVRERRDNYAQFAIEPLERGFGITLGNSLRRILLSSLPGAAVTYVKIDGVLHEFSTIPGVVEDTTNIILNLKGLPLKLSSDEPKVLRIEAIGEREVTASDIVPDADIELLDPAYHIATLSDKKARLFMEIGVEKWRGYVTADKQRNVEHVIGLIPVDSIFTPIRKVAYQIEDTRVGQVTDYDRLLIEIETNGSLTPDEALSTAAGILQEQLGLFVTFSGRAEVEAPVEEAKPFAGWDIPVDELDLSVRSYNCLKRAGITKISELLQKTEEEIMNMRNLGKKSVDEIKEKLVERNLSLKAQ
- the rpsD gene encoding 30S ribosomal protein S4; the encoded protein is MARYTGPVCRLCRRESASGSKPGEKIKLFLKGERCLSKKCAVERRTAAPGQKANTKNRPKVSEFGKQLREKQKMRRIYGVLEKQFENYFYKAARTKGQTGASLLGLLETRLDNVVYRLNLATSRAQARQMVRHRHFTMNGKRVNIPSMQVRPGDEVAVVETSTKSPLFGAMTEYAKGRRVPGWLEFNEQSLKAKVLAKPARADIDTNVEEQLIVEYYSR
- the rpsK gene encoding 30S ribosomal protein S11, with the translated sequence MPAAPKKERTRKKRVIKNVSQGVAHIRSSFNNTIVTITDAQGGAVAWASSGNMGFKGSKKSTPFAAQMAAETAAKKSMEHGMRQVEVYVKGPGAGREAAIRALQAAGLEVVLIKDVTPIPHNGCRPPKRRRV